In the genome of Candidatus Pristimantibacillus lignocellulolyticus, the window GCATCCAATATGGAAAGAGTAGTATTAGCAAAAGGCGTCGATGGTGGATACCAAGACTCTTCCTGCTTTTTCTTTTCTTCTTCCGCTTTCTTCAGTTCTTCTGCCTTCTTCTCGGTTTCTTTCTTATCCGTTATTACTGTCTCTAGCTCAAAGGCTGCAGATACTAGGTCAGAGCGAGTAGCGGTTTCCTTATAATTAGTCGGAAAATCAATATTTTGTTTTTTTAAGGCTTGGATATACCCCGCAGCCCAGTCTGCAGCACCCTCTACATTTGCATCCTTTTCAGGTTCAATATCAAGTACGCGTGCAGTTGCGACCGCCATCTCTTGGACGGTCATGTCCTTACTAGGGCTGAAAGTTCCATCTGGGCTCCCTAACATGATGCCAGCTTCTTTAGCAGCTGCAATCTCTTCTACGTACCATGCACCAAGTTCCACATCTTTGAAGGGTTTCTCTGTTACAACCTTAGTATCCGGTGTTCCTATACCTTCAAGATTTAGAAGTAACGCAGCTACTCTAGCAAATTGTGCACGATTCATATTTTGATCGAGTCCAGACTCTCCGCCGTTTATTCCGGAAAAAATCCCTTTAATTTGTAACTGCTCAAACTTTTGCTGTGCAGTTAAGTCAGAAGCATTCGCGACATTCTCTACAGTTGGAATGAGGAAATATCCCATTAACAAAAGAACTATCATTAGGCTTATATGTTTTTTCATTTTAGATTCTCAACCTCTCTCAATAGAAAAATTTTAGTTCTATTTCCTATTTGCGAATAGTAGTTTTACCAACTCTCTCTTGTAGTTTTGAGTTATCGACAATTAGAACATCAATTCGCCATAAATTATAGTGAATTGCCTGTTTGTATTCTATCATAGTAGATTAGCTAATAAATGAAACTTAAAGAAAACTTTAAGTTCATGCGAGAGATAAAACATACCAAAGAAACAAATCCCGCATTCGAAATATACACCTGTATAATATGTTTGGAGATGTATTTGAAATCGAACATCGTGGAGCTTAAAAAGATACTTTACCTAATCGTAATGAGTCAATGGCCACGCTGATTCTGGAGACAAAAACACCAAGTAATGGGATAAATACGTCAGGTTTTGCAGCTGTACTAACGACGTGACGGGATACAACATGTTACATCTTCCATTGGCGCTAATATAAAAAACGGCTTCGGTAAATCAAGCCCAAAATTCTGTTCGATACTACACGTTAATGAACCGTCCGGGGTGGACGGTTTTTCTTATGCTCAAAAAAGGACCTCATCGTGATGTTTGTGTTCAACGCCTCGCAGATATTTGCAGAGGACAGTATCCTTTAGTGATGTTATGATTAGAATAATTAATTTACTTATTTAGCTCTTGCAGATTGGGGTTACGATTGATAATGAGGGGTATTCTCCAATTCAGTTCTCGTACTATTTGGCTTCATACAGTTGCTATCATAATTATTGGTTTGATAGCAAGCTATCTCTATCTCGCCATTTCTGTCCCAGACTCCCCTAAGATACAAAGTGAAAAAGGCGTTTTGGATTTAACGCAGGTTCATATTAGTAATGACCCACTGAAGCTACAAGGAGAGTGGGCGTTCTATTGGCAAGAGCTACTGACACCTGAGGACATACAGAATCGCTTAGAAAGCGACGGGAATTTTGATCGTTGGATCAGTATCCCAAGCTCTTGGCTAAACTATCGGTTAGATGATCAGCAGCTGAGTGGTACAGGCTTCGCAACTTTTCGTGTGGTTATCGAGCTTAGCGAGCAGGATCAGAATGAGCGGCTTGCTTTGCGAATGCCTACCATTTTTCATTCATATAAGTTATGGGTTAATGGCGAGTTACTAGAAGAAGTTGGCGTGGTTGGTCAGGACAAGAGCAGCGTAACACCGCATCTAGCAACGAAGTTGGTGTTCTTCCAGCCCGAGAAAGATAGGGTGGAGCTGGTTATGCAAGTCGCCAACTTCCATCATATGCGTGGCGGCATCACCAAGTATATCGAGCTGGGCGGCAGTGATGTGTTGACGGTCAAGACAAATCTGAAAATTGCCGCAGAAATGTTCATTACCGCAAGCCTGCTGGTGATTGGCGTGTATCACCTGCTATTGTTCGCATTGCGACGCAAAGACAGAGCTCCATTATATTTTGGTCTGTTCACCATGTTGTTCGGTATCCGATCATTGCTGGTCGGCGAGCTTTTGATCACACAATTGTGGCCAGTGTTTCCATGGGAATTGCAGTTCAAGATCGAGTATCTGATTCTTTGCAGTAGTGTATACATCATCATGATGTACTCTGAGTGCATCTTTCCAAATTATGTGTCGCGTTGGTTTCATCTTGGCACGCGGATCGTAACTTGCTCATTCTGTATCGTAATTATCGTGACTCCTGCACTTATCTATACAAAATTATTACTGGCGATCGGTGTGATCGTAGTTCTCCATATGATTTATCTAATGATTGGTCTTGCCCTAGCAGCTATGCGGCGTACGGAGGGAGCAACGATTTTCCTGCTGGTGTCGGTGGTAGCTCTTGTTACCGTTATCAACGACTTTTTATATTTTAACGAATGGTCACGAATCGGTAATACATCTCCGCTTGGTCTGTTGGTATTTACGATTGCACAGATGATTCTGCTTTCATCGAGATTTACGAGGGCGGCATCGAACGAGGAGAGGATTGCAAGTGAGCTGCAGGACGCTAATAAAAAGCTGATCGAAATGAATATGAATTTGGAAGGAACCGTGCAGGAACGCACTCAGGCTTTAACCGCAGCTCATGATGATCTACGCACTTCGTATGACCGTTTGCTCCACTCTGAGCAAGGGAGAAAAAAGCTCCTTGCCTATATTACGCATGATCTGCGTATGCCACTGTCCAGCATGCTTGGTTATGTGGAAGCTGTGCAGGACAGAGTTAAGCCGGAGCATGATGAACAGTATTTGAACTATATTCGGGATAACACAATAAGGATTAACCGCATGATCGAGGAATTGTCCTTCTTGTCGCATTTAGAGACGGGACAAGTCTCGTACCGAATGGAGCAGGTTTCTGTCTTCCAATTCTTGCGCAAGTTCTATGAACAATATGAGCTAGTTGTGCGTGACGCAGGATTAGATTTCGTGCTGGATATCGGAAATGCGGAAGATCAAGGACTCGGCTCGCCTGTTGTCGAGATGGATACGCAACGATTGGAGCAGGCGTTGTTCAATCTGGTTTCAAACGCAATGAAGTTCTCTTCTAAAGGTGGTATGGTGCGTATTGCGCTAGCTGTGGACGAGGTGAATCATACTCGTTATGCGATCATTAGCGTACAAGATTCTGGCATGGGAATTCCTCCAGACCAGCTCGAGCAAATCTTCGATCGCAATTACAAGTATTATCGACCGGGCATGGAGAAGAACGTGGAGGGCAGTGGGCTTGGGTTGGCGATTTGCAGGGAAATCGTACAAGCGCATGAAGGGATGGTTCGAGCAGAGAGCGACGGCCTTACGGGGGCGATCTTCTATATATCGCTACCTTATATTGTAGAAGAAAGGTGACAATGTGATGGACATGCACAAAATAATGATCGTCGATGATGATCCTCATATATGCGAGATTGTTCAGGTGTATTGCGAAAGGGAGGGCTTCTTAACCTCGTACAGTCATAGCGGGACAGAAGCCTTGAAGCTGCTTACGTCTTTTGAGCCGGATTTGATTGTACTGGATGTACTGCTGGCTAATGAAAACGGCATTGATTGGTGCAGGAACGCACGTAACTACACGAATGCGCCGATCGTATTTCTGAGTAGTCGTGAAGAGGATGAGGTGAAAATTAGTGCATTATCCTATGGCGGAGATGATTATATGACCAAGCCGTTCAGTCCGGGCGTACTCATGGCCAAGATCAAGGCACATCTTCGTAGAGTGTCGACGGGCAGAAGGGAACAACTTCTGGAGTTACCGGGTTTGACGCTGGATTTCTTCACACAGTCCGTCAACATGGGCAGTGAAACGATCTCTTTATCGAAAAAGGAGTTCAGTCTACTTTCCTATATGGCACAACACGTGAACCGTGCCGTCACTGTCGATACGTTGTTTCAGCTCATCTGGGGAACAGAGAGTCTGGAGGATACGAGAACGGTCGCTGTACATATTAGTAATTTACGAAAAAAAATCGAGGCTGACCCTGCCAATCCGGAGAGAATTGTTACGATTCGGGGGGCCGGATATATGCTAGTTGCCATAAGTGCGTTACAAGCGCGTACTTAGTATTAAGATTGGTAGCCTACTATAAGTAGAGTGAAATATAAGTGAATTATAGTTGGAATTTGTTCTGGACTCTATTCCAACTATAATTGAGCCAGGAGCAATATGATCGAGAATCTTATTCACAGATCAGACCAGCCTACTCCGAGCGGAGTAGGCTGGTCTGATTATTAAGCGATTAGACAGACGATTTTAATCTAACTCTTGCTCTAAATAAGGTTGTACTAAACGTCGCACTTCATCAGTTGACTTAGTATCCATATTTGATTTCTTAGTTCGCCTGCGCTTCTAAATCCACGGATATAGATTTTGAAAAAGCGAAGAAGTGGTTTGAATGAACGTGGCTCGGTTTCTGTATACTCGTCAATATGAGGGTAACCCAATCTTGTTTTAACAATAAC includes:
- a CDS encoding ATP-binding protein, giving the protein MRGILQFSSRTIWLHTVAIIIIGLIASYLYLAISVPDSPKIQSEKGVLDLTQVHISNDPLKLQGEWAFYWQELLTPEDIQNRLESDGNFDRWISIPSSWLNYRLDDQQLSGTGFATFRVVIELSEQDQNERLALRMPTIFHSYKLWVNGELLEEVGVVGQDKSSVTPHLATKLVFFQPEKDRVELVMQVANFHHMRGGITKYIELGGSDVLTVKTNLKIAAEMFITASLLVIGVYHLLLFALRRKDRAPLYFGLFTMLFGIRSLLVGELLITQLWPVFPWELQFKIEYLILCSSVYIIMMYSECIFPNYVSRWFHLGTRIVTCSFCIVIIVTPALIYTKLLLAIGVIVVLHMIYLMIGLALAAMRRTEGATIFLLVSVVALVTVINDFLYFNEWSRIGNTSPLGLLVFTIAQMILLSSRFTRAASNEERIASELQDANKKLIEMNMNLEGTVQERTQALTAAHDDLRTSYDRLLHSEQGRKKLLAYITHDLRMPLSSMLGYVEAVQDRVKPEHDEQYLNYIRDNTIRINRMIEELSFLSHLETGQVSYRMEQVSVFQFLRKFYEQYELVVRDAGLDFVLDIGNAEDQGLGSPVVEMDTQRLEQALFNLVSNAMKFSSKGGMVRIALAVDEVNHTRYAIISVQDSGMGIPPDQLEQIFDRNYKYYRPGMEKNVEGSGLGLAICREIVQAHEGMVRAESDGLTGAIFYISLPYIVEER
- a CDS encoding response regulator transcription factor; the protein is MDMHKIMIVDDDPHICEIVQVYCEREGFLTSYSHSGTEALKLLTSFEPDLIVLDVLLANENGIDWCRNARNYTNAPIVFLSSREEDEVKISALSYGGDDYMTKPFSPGVLMAKIKAHLRRVSTGRREQLLELPGLTLDFFTQSVNMGSETISLSKKEFSLLSYMAQHVNRAVTVDTLFQLIWGTESLEDTRTVAVHISNLRKKIEADPANPERIVTIRGAGYMLVAISALQART